The window TAAAATGATCTATCACGCCGCCTAAAAACAGGCCTAAAAGAATCGCCCACCAGATCCTGTGTACATACATAAAAAAGGCGTCTCTAAAAGGTTCTAGGATGCATAAAATTCCTAAAATAGCTGCGATAATGACTATTTTATTCTTATACCATTTAGTTTTTTGGCAATGCTCACAACTATCCATCTCTACTCCGTGCTAACTTTGCTCTGTCCCTCTGTAGTAGTAGGCCAGGTTTAAACCTGGCCTACAGAGGGGCGTAAGTTAGTTATATGCTATGCCTTTTAGTTCTTCCACGTAGTGCTGGGCTGAGAATGCTGCTGTGGCGCCGTCTCCGCATGCAGTGATTACCTGGCGCAGGAGTTTTTTGCGGCAATCGCCACAGGCAAAGATCCCATTCTTAGAAGTCTTCATGTCATCATCTGCCAAGATGTAGCCAGGTTTATCTAATTTAACCAGGCCTTTAACAAAATCTGTATTTGGTATATAACCGACAAAGATAAAAACACCTTCGCATGAAATTTCAGAGCCTTTATCAGTCCTAACGCCCCGGACCCTATCGTCCCCTAAAATCTCAACAACATTTGATTCCCAGATAAATTCGATTTTTTTATTAGACAGCGCCCGCTCCTGGAGGATCTTTGTTGCCCTTAAACGATCGCGGCGATGCACCACTTTAACCTTTTTAACGAATTTAGTAAGAAATATCGCCTCCTCTATAGAAGTATCCCCTCCGCCCACAAGCACTACTTCTTTATCCTTATAAAGCGCGCCGTCGCATGTAGCGCAATAAGAAACACCTTTTCCCTGAAATTTCTCCTCGCCAGCTACGCCTAACTTCTTTGGCCTTGCGCCAGACGCGACAATAACTGAAAAAGATGAAATTGGTTTACCTTCGACCTCAACCCTCCAACCCTTAGAATCCTTTTCTATTCTTTTCACGTTGCCAGTCCTAAGTTCTGTCCCAAATTTCTGAGCCTGTTTTTTAAATTTCTCTACCAGCTCAAACCCATTGACCCCATCTATAAAACCAGGATAATTTTCTATAGAGTCTGTAATTATTGCCTGGCCAGGCACTGAGAAGCTTTCTATTAATAATGTCTTCAGCCTCGCCCTGGAAGTATATAAAGCTGCGGTAAGACCAGCTGGCCCGCCGCCTATAATCACTATATCATAATCCATAATATCACCTTTCTCCAAAAATTTTTGTCCCCACTCTGACAATATTCGCGCCTTCTTCAATAGCTATTTTATAAGAATTGCTCATACCCATTGAAAGATACTTCAAAGTCTTTATTTTCTCGAATATCTTTTTTGTCTCAATAAAATACGGCCTTGCGTCTTCAGGGTCTCCAGATAAAGGCCCCATTGTCATAAGGCCTACTACTTTTATATTCTTTAATTGCGAGACATTTTTTATTAACTCCTCTACATTTTCTGGAAAAACGCCGAATTTCTGTTTTTCCCTGCCGCTATTTACTTCTATC is drawn from Candidatus Gorgyraea atricola and contains these coding sequences:
- the trxB gene encoding thioredoxin-disulfide reductase translates to MDYDIVIIGGGPAGLTAALYTSRARLKTLLIESFSVPGQAIITDSIENYPGFIDGVNGFELVEKFKKQAQKFGTELRTGNVKRIEKDSKGWRVEVEGKPISSFSVIVASGARPKKLGVAGEEKFQGKGVSYCATCDGALYKDKEVVLVGGGDTSIEEAIFLTKFVKKVKVVHRRDRLRATKILQERALSNKKIEFIWESNVVEILGDDRVRGVRTDKGSEISCEGVFIFVGYIPNTDFVKGLVKLDKPGYILADDDMKTSKNGIFACGDCRKKLLRQVITACGDGATAAFSAQHYVEELKGIAYN